The genome window GCAATCGTTTGCGCAAGTCACCAATCCGCCGATTGATGCACTGCGTGAAGCGTGTGTGACCTCTACGCTTTCTTATTTGGGAGCGGAAGGAAATCTGCTGGCGCCGGATGCAAGCAGCTGCCGACGCATTCGACTAGGCTCGCCGCTCCTTTCCAATGAAGAATTGGCGAAGCTGGCGAACAACCCTCACGTGGAATTCATGGCCAAAACGTTGCCGATCCTGTTCCCTGCAAATGGAGGGGCAGCTGAACTGGAAAAAGCACTGGATGACTTGTTCGCCGCTGCTGACCAAGCGATCACAGACGGTAATACGCTCTTGATCCTGTCTGACCGTGGCATGAATGAACAGTTGGCGGCTATTCCGGCATTGCTCGCAGGAAGTGGACTTCATCACCATTTGGTCGGCAAAGGAACGCGCACAAAAGCGAGCATCATCATCGAATCCGGCGAACCGCGTGATGTCCACCAGTTTGCGATGCTGATCGGCTACGGGGTAGACGCAGTGAATCCTTATGTTGCGATTGATTCGTTGCTGGAGCTGGCGGCTTCCCAAAAAGCCAACGGCGTCAATAGTGCGGATGCGGTAGAGATCTACCTGCGCTCAGCGACTGAAGGCGTCGTGAAGGTCATGTCCAAAATGGGGATCTCCACCGTTCAAAGCTATCGCGGCGCACAGATTTTCGAAGCCGTGGGGGTAGATTCTTCGGTAATCGATCGTTACTTCAGCCGTACCCCTTCCAAAATTGGCGGGATTACGTTGGAAGTGATCGCAAAGGAAGCTCTCATTCGCCATGCAAAAGCATTTTTGCCGGAACATTCCGAAGAATCTCTGGAGCCGGGAAGCGATTTCCAATTCCGCCGAGATGGAGAGTTCCATTTGTTCAATCCAAAGACCGTTCACGCTTTGCAAAAAGCTGTACGTGAAGGCAGCTACGAGCAGTATAAGCAGTACTCCGAAATGGCCAATGACCAGCAGTTCGCTTTCCTGCGTCACTTGCTGGACTTCAAATCGGACCGCAAGCCTGTGCCTCTGAACGAGGTTGAATCCGTCGATTCGATCGTTCACCGCTTTAAAACGGGTGCAATGTCGTACGGATCCCTGAGCAAGGAAGCGCACGAGACGCTTGCGATCGCCATGAACCGACTGGGTGCGAAAAGCAACAGCGGGGAGGGTGGAGAAGATCCGCAGCGCTACGTGACAGATGAAAACGGGGATTTGCGCCGCAGTGCGATCAAGCAGGTAGCATCGGGACGCTTTGGAGTCTCCAGTCACTATCTGGTCAATGCCAGTGAGATCCAAATTAAGATGGCGCAAGGTGCGAAGCCGGGTGAAGGTGGTCAGCTACCTGGAAACAAGGTGTATCCATGGATTGCCGAAGTACGGAAATCCACACCAGGTGTAGGCCTGATTTCTCCGCCTCCGCATCACGACATTTATTCCATTGAGGATCTCGCGCAGCTGATCTTCGACCTGAAAAATGCAAATCCGCGTGCACGCATCAGCGTGAAGCTCGTATCCAAAGCTGGCGTCGGGACGATTGCAGCTGGTGTGGCAAAAGGTCTGGCAGACGTGATCGTCATCAGCGGTCATGACGGCGGTACGGGTGCCTCACCGAAAAGCAGCATCAAACATGCCGGCTTGCCGTGGGAGCTCGGTCTGGCGGAGACCCATCAGACACTGATGCTCAATCAATTGCGCGACCGCGTCGTGTTGGAAACCGACGGGAAAATGATGACCGGACGTGATGTCATCATCGCAGCTCTGCTCGGAGCTGAGGAATTTGGCTTCGCGACAGCACCGCTCGTGTCCATCGGCTGTGTCATGGCTCGCGTCTGCCATCTCGATACGTGCCCAGTCGGGGTAGCGACGCAAAATCCGGATCTGCGCAAGAAGTTCAAAGGAGATCCGCAGCACGCCGTCAACTTTATGCGCTTCGTAGCGCGTGAAGTGCGTGAAATCATGGCAGAGCTTGGCTTCCGTACCTTCGAGGACCTGATTGGCCAAAGCCAGCTTTTGACGATGAACGAAAAAGCCAAGTCGCACTGGAAAGCCCAGCACGTCGATCTGTCTGCACTCCTGTTCCAGCCAGAGGTATCGGCAGAAGTAGGCAGATTTCACCAGAGGGCGCAAGATCACAAGCTGGATGCGACCATGGACCGCAAGCAGCTCCTGGGGCTCGCCAAGCCAGCGCTGGAAAAGCAGATTCCTGTTGAAATCAATTTGCCGATCAACAATACACACCGCGTAGTCGGTACCATCCTGGGCAGTGAAGTGACGCGACGATATGGCGAGCACGGCTTGCCGGAAGATACGATCCGTTTGCAGTTCACTGGATCTGCGGGTCAAAGCTTTGGTGCTTTCGTACCGCGCGGCATGACCATGAAGCTCGAAGGAGACGCCAACGACTATGTAGGAAAAGGATTGTCAGGCGGCAAGATCGCGGTATATCCTTCCGCGAAAGTGACCTATGCGCCAGAAAAGAACATGATCATCGGGAACGTGGCCTTCTATGGAGCGACATCCGGCGAAGCCTATATCTCCGGCATGGCGGGCGAGCGCTTCTGCGTCAGAAACAGCGGCATGACAGCCGTCGTCGAGGGAGTAGGCAATCACGGTTGCGAGTACATGACAGGAGGACGTGTCGTAGTTCTCGGACAGGTCGGGAAAAACTTCGCAGCAGGGATGTCCGGCGGTACGGCATACGTCTTGGCTGAAGATAAAGCTGCCTTTGCTGAATTTTGCAATCAAGAGATGGTGCTTCTGGAAGACTTGCAGGATGAGCGCGAAATCGCGGACGTGAAAAAGCTTTTGGAAAATCACGTTGCGGCTACAGGCAGCAAGCACGCCCAAACGCTGCTCAACGAGTGGGAACAGACCATTACGAAATTCGTGAAAGTCATTCCAAAAGACTACAAGCACATCGTTCTGACCATGGAAGAGCTGCTGCAATCCGGCATGAAACGCAGCGATGCCATCCTGGCAGCATTTGAGATCAGCCAGCAAAAGCATGCTGAAAAAGCGCCAAAAGCCAAAACAGAAGAGCAAGTAGCCGCTTCCGTAGGGAAGTGATGAAAGAGGCCGATCTCTCGCCTGTAATGGCGGGGATCGGCATTTTGCAGGATGGAAGATGGAAGATGGGGAAATCTATCCGGCGAGAAGTTAAACGATCGTTTAATAATTGTGAAACAATCGTTTTACGCCTAGGGCTGTAAGAATGAACAATGCCCTTGCTCACAACGTACACTTTCCCCATTCCTTTCCTACGTAACGATCTGCTATCATTTGCTTGGGGAAAAACAGATGCGTCGTACAAGGATGGATGACTTAAGATGGCAGTGAATTATTGTGTAGCATGTGGGCATTCCATGGAATCGCGGACAATCGATGGCATTGAGCGCAAAGTATGTCCATCCTGCGGGAATGTGCACTGGGGAAATTACAGCATTGGGGTAGGAGCACTCGTCTTCAAGGACGAGAAAATGCTGCTCGTACGCCGCGCACAAGAGCCGGGAAAAGGGAAGTGGACCAATCCTGGCGGGTACATCGAGCAGCACGAGCCAATTGAACAAACGATCGTCCGCGAGGTATTGGAAGAAACGGGCGTACAGGCAGAGGTAAAAGGCATAGTGGCTCTGCGCGATCAGCCGCGAAGCATCCACAACGTATATATTGCGTTTCAGATGGAATACGTGGGGGGAGAGCCTGTGCCAGATGAAGTGGAAGTGGATCGGGCAGGCTTTTTCTCGCTGGAGGAAATGGAGGGGATGGAGCTGGCGAGTTTTACCAGATGGCTCCTCGATGTTGCGCTGAATGTAAAGAATGAGGGACTTGTCATCGACTCCAAAGCGGTGGAACAAGGCAATGGGGACGTGTATTTCAGAGTGTAGAGGAAGCTGTGGATTCGAGGAAAAGCTCGGCCAATTGAGATGGCTGGGCTTTTCTTTTTGGCTCTGTTTTGTGATTGGAAATAAGATCCATGTATAAAATCCTGACTATTGTACAAACTGATAATAGATACGAAATTTGCAGATGTGTTTCCTATGAACCGAGGGCTGGTTAAGCCATACTTACATTGTTAGGACATTTGGTTTCGTTCGTAACCCGTAATTCTTACATGGATTACGGGTATATTTGATGTATCAAAGAATCATCGCGGATCGTGCTTCTCTTGGCCTTCCAACGAGAAATAATATTCAGAAAAATCTGGACGAAAAACAATCGATATGCTACTAATTAAGAAGAGTAACTTTATAAAACCAGTGGAGAAAGTAATTTTGTTTCTGCGATTCATAAGGAGGGGGAGGCAGTGAATGAAAACGAGTACGCAATTGGGTTGGACTTGGGCGGAACGAAAATTCTTGCTGGATTGGTAGACAGTGAAGGACGGGTAGTTAGCCAAAAGCAACTGCCGACTTCTTCGGAAGATGGTGAGAAAGCGGTAATAAGTCGGGTATTGGCCGCTATCGAAGCCGTGATGCTAGAAGTGAGCGTGGATCGCAATCAGATACGTGGTGTGGGGATCGCTTCGGCAGGGGTCATAGACAGCGCGAAAAAAGAGGTGATTTTTGCGAGCAACCTCGGCTGGCGCGACGTTCCGATCGGCAATCTGATTCAGGAAAGATTCGATTTACCTGCCAGCCTGATGAATGACGCGAATGCGTCGGCAGTAGCAGAGTGGATGTGGGGAGCAGGCAAAGGAACGCAAAATATGATTTACGTTACGGTAAGCACAGGGGTGGGAGCGGGGATCATCTGTAATGGCCGCCTGCTCTTGGGTCATGATGGCAGTGCAGGAGAATTTGGGCACATTTCGATTGATTGGAATGGTCCGATCTGCAGCTGCGGGAATAGGGGGTGCCTCGAGAATTATGCTTCCGGTACTGCTATCGAAAATGTGGCACGTGCCAGAATGGTAAGTAAGGAGTCGTCCCTTTCCGGAAGTCTATCGGAAGGCGAAAGTCTAACAGCTAAACAAATTGGAGAGGCTGCGCTGCAGGGAGATCCGTTTTCGATCGACATTTTGAAGCAAGCGGGTTTTTACTTGGGGATCGGCGCTACGAGTCTCATTCATTTATTTAATCCGGAAATGATCGTGTTCGGCGGAGGTGTGATGAATGCGGCACCTGTCATTTTGGAGGAGATTGAAAAAAGCCTGAAAGAGCGCTGCATACCAGGTTTGGCGAGCCAAGTTCGCGTGGAGCTAAATCAATTAGGGATAGAATCGGGCGTCATGGGAGCGGCTGGCCTGTTATTTTCTGAAGAGAGAAAAGGTTAGAAAATTTTAAATATTATCGTCAACTTCATGTTGCAAAGGTTATGAAAATTCTGTATCATCTATTTAATAACTCCAGTGGAAAAATTAAAAGATCAATTAAGTCACAATCATAGGGGGCAAAACGTGAAAAAAGTAAAGGTCGCGGTTATTGGTGCAGGCTCCATTTCAGACATGCATATGCAATCGTACCAAAATAATGACAGGGCAGAGCTGTATGCCGTAGTAGATTTCAACGAGGAACGAGCAAAGGAGAAGGCACAAAAGTTCGAGGCAAGAACGTTTTACAGCAGCTTGGAAGATGTATTTGCGAACGAAGAAATAGATGCAGTAAGTATTTGCACCTGGAACAACACACATGCAGAGATTTCGATCGCCGCTTTGAATGCAGGCAAACACGTTCTGGTCGAAAAGCCGCTGTCCACATCGGTTGAAAGTGCACTTCAGATCGAGGAGGCAGTAAAACGGAGCGGCAAGGTTCTGCAAGTTGGATTTGTCCGAAGATACGACACGAATGCTCAGCTCTTGAAGCAGTTCATCGATGCGGGAGAGCTCGGGGATATCTACTACGCCAAGGCTTCCTGCTTGCGTCGATTGGGAAATCCAGGCGGATGGTTTGCTGATAAGGAAAGATCCGGGGGCGGCCCGTTAATCGACCTGGGCGTGCATGTGATCGATCTCTGCTGGTACCTGATGGGGTGTCCAAAGGTGAAGACAGTCAGCGGCAATACATATAACAAGCTGGGCAATCGCGCCAACGTCAAGAATCTTTCCTTCTACAAGGCAGCTGATTACGATCCGGAAAAAAACACGGTAGAAGATCTGGCCAATGCGATCATTCGTTTTGAGAACGGGGCATCGCTCATGGTAGACGTAAGCTATACGCTCCACTCGAAAAAGGAAGAGCTGTCTGTCAAGCTTTACGGCGACAAAGGCGGTGCCGAAGTAGAGCCGCAGCTTTCCATCGTTACGGAAAAACACGATACGATCCTGAATGTCAGTCCGCAGATGGATAAATTATCGTTTGATTTTAAACAAGGCTTTCAAAATGAAATCGACCACTTTATCTCCAGCGTTCTTGGTGAGAAAGAGACTCTCAGTCCTGTGCAAGATGGCGTAGAGATGATGAAAATTCTCTGCGGGATTTACGAATCGGCGCAACAAGGACGCGAAATCGAATATTGAGCTAGGCTATTCGAAGTATACCTTGGGACATCCAGATTTCATCTATCAGATAAAAATTGTAAGGGGGAAAAGGGTCGTGAAAAAAGTGTCCTATTTTCGAGCTGCATCTGTCTTCCTTTTTTCAGTAGCTTTACTATTTGGGTGTTCCAGCGGTAACAGTCCTACGAGTTCGGGCAGCAGCAGTGGCGGCAATACTGCTCCAAGCACTTCCACTGCACAAGAGAAGCCGTCGACAAAGAAAGATGAGCTGGTGGTGGCGGTCAACGAGAACTTCATCACGATGGACCCGCAAAATACAGGGGACGCTTTGTCATCTGGAGTACAGACGTCGATGTACGAAGGCCTGATGATTTACGACAAGGATTTGAAGTTAATCCCCGGGCTTGCGACGGAATATTCAGCGAACCAGGATGCTACCGAATACACGTTTAAATTGCGTCAAAACGTTACGTTCCATGACGGTACCCCCTTTAATGCAGAAGCAGTCAAAATCAACTTTGACCGCATGAGCAACAAGGACAACAACCTGCGTGCCTATCGGAATTATAAGTATATCAAGAGCACAGAAGTCGTGGATGAATACACGGTAAAAGTGACACTGAACCAACCGTTTAGCGCCATGATCAACAAATTTACGACTGGAATCATCAGTCCGCAAGCTTTGCAGAAATACGGAAAAGACATTGCGAAGAATCCAGTAGGTACAGGGCCGTACAAATTTGTAGAGTGGGTCCAGGGTGACCATCTGTCGGTGGAGCTGAATCCTGATCACTGGAACAAGGGTGCAGCGAAGGTTGCCAAAATTACTTACAAACCCGTTCCAGAAAACGGTTCGCGAGTAGCGATGCTCAAAACAGGAGAGGCGGACGTCATCTATCCTCTGCCTGAACAGCAAGTGGAGACTTTGAGTGGAGCAGAAGGCGTCAAAGTGGAGCGCACGCCATCGACGATTACCCGTTACGTTTCCATCAATATGGTGAAAAAGCCGTTTGACGACCCTCGCGTAAGACAAGCGATTAACTATGCAGTAGACAAGAATGCGTTCATCAAAGTAGTGAAAGCAGGCTATGGAGCGAAGCTGGAATCTGTCATGTCGCCAACGATCGCTCACTACGCCAAGCAAGGTGAGTATGAGTACAACGTGGAAAAAGCGAAGCAACTGCTCAAAGAAGCTGGCTACGAAAACGGCTTTACTACAGAAATCTGGGGCAATACCAACTCGGATACGATGAAAGGCATGCAGTTCATCCAACAGCAGCTGCAAAAGGTCGGCATCACGGTAGAAGTGAAATCGATGGAAGAAGCTACCCTGTCTGACGAAATCTACAACATCAAATCTCCAGAAGAAGCAAAAATGCAAATGTGGTACGTAAGCTGGTCTTCTGCAGACCCCGATAATGCTATGCGCTCCTTGTTCAGCAGCGAGAACTTCCCGCCAGCTGGAGCCAACACGGCTTTCTACAAAAATGATCTGGTAGATAAGAGCATCAAGGAAGCGACACAATCTTCTGACCAAGCGAAGCAAAAAGAACTGTACGGAATCGTACAAGAAAATGTATTTAAGGAAGCTCCATGGATTTTCCTCGCTGTCGATGAAATCTTGTATGGAAAACGCAGCAACGTAGAGGGTGTTTACATCACGCCAAGCGGCGGCATCTACGTCAGAGAAGCCGAAATTAAATAAATGGAGAAGTGGCGTTGGGTCATTGCCTGTTGCCCAACGCCCTTTTCCACATTTAGGAGGAACCGATATATGTTCCGTTATATCGTGAAGAGGCTTATCGGGATCATTCCGATCATTTTCATCGTGTCATTGCTCATCTTCTTTTTCATTCACTTGGTTCCAGGTGATCCTGTGCGTTTAGCTGCTGGAAAAGAGGCGACACTGGAGGAAATCACACGTGTTCGTCAGGAATTGGGTTTAGATAAACCGTTGGCGGTGCAATACGCCAACTACATGAAAAACTTGTTCACGGGTAATTTGGGCCATTCGTTAAAGACAGGTCTTCCGATTAGCGATATGTTCGAAAATCGGTACGAGATATCGTTGAAATTGACATTTATGAGTTTAGGCTGGGCGCTTGTTCTGGGGCTGCTGATCGGCACCATCTCTGCTGTGTTCCGCAATAAATGGCCCGATTTTTTAGGGATGCTTGCGGCAATTTCAGGCATTTCCTTACCCGGATTCTGGCTGGGACTCATTCTCATACAGGTGTTTTCCGTTCAGCTCGGATGGTTTCCAACAGGAGGGACCGATAGCTGGAAAAGCTATGTTCTACCTTCCATTACGCTTGGCGCAGGAATCATGTCGATGCTTGCCCGCTTCACTAGATCCTCTCTGCTAGAAACCTTGAAAGAAGACTTTATTCGGACAGGACGAGCAAAGGGCTTAAAGGAATCCGTAGTGGTACGCAAGCATGCGCTGAAAAATTCAATGATTCCAGTCGTCACCATAGCGGGCTTACAATTCGGATTTTTGCTTGGAGGCTCAGTTGTTGTGGAGACCGTGTTCAGTATTCCGGGGATGGGGCGACTTCTGATTGACTCGATTGCCTTCCGCGACTATCCCGTTGTGCAAGCGGTGATTCTGCTGTTCTCGCTGGAATTCATTTTGGTGAATCTCCTGGTGGATATTTTATACAAAGCTCTCAATCCGAAAATTCGCTTTGATAGCTAACCAAAAGGGGGGAGACATTCATGGAAGCTGTGAAAGAAGTAAGTCAAGTCTCTTTGGTTTCCGAGGAAAAGAGGAGCTCGAGGATTAGCGAGTTTTGGACAAAGTGGAAGAAACAAAAGACCGCATTTTGGGCCGGTTTTTTCATCATCATCCTGCTTCTTGTCGCAATATTCGGACCTCTCATAGCTCCGTATGATCCGTATGAGCCAGATTATGATGCGATTTTGCAAACCCCTTCCAAAGCACATTGGGCAGGTACGGACGAATATGGCAGGGATATATTGAGCCGGATCATCGTAGGGGCAGGCATTTCGCTCAGTGTCAGCTTCACCTCAGTCTTGGTGGGAGCCGTGATCGGGACGATTTTGGGATTGTGCAGCGGTTATTACGGAGGCTGGCTGGATCGCCTCATCATGAGATCCAGCGACGTGATGTTTGCCTTTCCAGATCTCCTTTTGGCGATTGCGATTGTCGCGATTTTGGGGCCAGGCTTAACGAATGTAGTGGTTGCCGTAGCCGTATTCAGCATCCCTTCCTTTGCTCGTTTGATTCGAGGGAACACACTGGCTGCAAAGGAAGCGGTATTTGTAGAGGTGGCGAGATCCATGGGTGCCAGAAGCAGCCGGATCATTTTTCGTCACATTTTTCCGGAAACCGTCTCAAGCATGATCGTTTTCTTTTCCTTACGTATCGGAACGTCTATCCTGGCAGCATCCAGCTTAAGCTTTCTCGGTCTGGGAGCAAAGCCTGAGAGTCCAGACTGGGGAGCGATGCTGAGCATGGGGCGAGATTACTTGGACACCGCGCCGCACGTCGTGATGATCCCCGGTTTGGTCATCTTCTTGTCGGTGCTGGCGTTCAATCTGATCGGCGATGGCTTGCGAGATATTCTGGACCCGAAAACGAAGAATTAATCGAGGGAGTTGGGGCAGATGAGTGAAAACATCATCGAAGTAAAGCATCTGCAAACGCAATTTACGAGAGATAACAAAAAGACAGTC of Brevibacillus choshinensis contains these proteins:
- the gltB gene encoding glutamate synthase large subunit, with amino-acid sequence MNMRGLPTKQGLYDPMFEHDACGIGFIANLKNKANHEMVRKGLEILCHLEHRGGQGSDPETGDGAGILTGIPHAFFKKSSEELGFKLPAQGKYGVGMLFLPMDEALRNTYEKQLEQIIQGEGQKLLGWRTVPTDATKIGKTAKASQPYVRQVFIGASSSVKDQLAFERKLYIIRKQMEQAAGEGFYAASLSSRTIVYKGLVTPEQLDQFYTDLQDASYASVFSVVHSRFSTNTFPTWERAHPNRYLIHNGEINTLQGNINWMRAREQMFQSDVFGADLQKVVPVIDLEGSDSAILDNCVEFFALAGRSLPHAAMMLIPEPWDQDANMEASKKAFYEYHSTLMEPWDGPTAISFTDGKQIGAILDRNGLRPARYYITSDHTIIFSSEVGVLEVPDEKIVQKGRLSPGKMLLVDLEEGRIVSDEEIKQQVANEQPYSKWVQTNLVTISSLPKAVTAQRISGDKLLAHQKAFGYTQEELSKVLTPMVAEKKDPIGSMGIDTPLAVLSDRPQLLYNYFKQSFAQVTNPPIDALREACVTSTLSYLGAEGNLLAPDASSCRRIRLGSPLLSNEELAKLANNPHVEFMAKTLPILFPANGGAAELEKALDDLFAAADQAITDGNTLLILSDRGMNEQLAAIPALLAGSGLHHHLVGKGTRTKASIIIESGEPRDVHQFAMLIGYGVDAVNPYVAIDSLLELAASQKANGVNSADAVEIYLRSATEGVVKVMSKMGISTVQSYRGAQIFEAVGVDSSVIDRYFSRTPSKIGGITLEVIAKEALIRHAKAFLPEHSEESLEPGSDFQFRRDGEFHLFNPKTVHALQKAVREGSYEQYKQYSEMANDQQFAFLRHLLDFKSDRKPVPLNEVESVDSIVHRFKTGAMSYGSLSKEAHETLAIAMNRLGAKSNSGEGGEDPQRYVTDENGDLRRSAIKQVASGRFGVSSHYLVNASEIQIKMAQGAKPGEGGQLPGNKVYPWIAEVRKSTPGVGLISPPPHHDIYSIEDLAQLIFDLKNANPRARISVKLVSKAGVGTIAAGVAKGLADVIVISGHDGGTGASPKSSIKHAGLPWELGLAETHQTLMLNQLRDRVVLETDGKMMTGRDVIIAALLGAEEFGFATAPLVSIGCVMARVCHLDTCPVGVATQNPDLRKKFKGDPQHAVNFMRFVAREVREIMAELGFRTFEDLIGQSQLLTMNEKAKSHWKAQHVDLSALLFQPEVSAEVGRFHQRAQDHKLDATMDRKQLLGLAKPALEKQIPVEINLPINNTHRVVGTILGSEVTRRYGEHGLPEDTIRLQFTGSAGQSFGAFVPRGMTMKLEGDANDYVGKGLSGGKIAVYPSAKVTYAPEKNMIIGNVAFYGATSGEAYISGMAGERFCVRNSGMTAVVEGVGNHGCEYMTGGRVVVLGQVGKNFAAGMSGGTAYVLAEDKAAFAEFCNQEMVLLEDLQDEREIADVKKLLENHVAATGSKHAQTLLNEWEQTITKFVKVIPKDYKHIVLTMEELLQSGMKRSDAILAAFEISQQKHAEKAPKAKTEEQVAASVGK
- a CDS encoding NUDIX hydrolase, giving the protein MAVNYCVACGHSMESRTIDGIERKVCPSCGNVHWGNYSIGVGALVFKDEKMLLVRRAQEPGKGKWTNPGGYIEQHEPIEQTIVREVLEETGVQAEVKGIVALRDQPRSIHNVYIAFQMEYVGGEPVPDEVEVDRAGFFSLEEMEGMELASFTRWLLDVALNVKNEGLVIDSKAVEQGNGDVYFRV
- a CDS encoding ROK family protein, with amino-acid sequence MNENEYAIGLDLGGTKILAGLVDSEGRVVSQKQLPTSSEDGEKAVISRVLAAIEAVMLEVSVDRNQIRGVGIASAGVIDSAKKEVIFASNLGWRDVPIGNLIQERFDLPASLMNDANASAVAEWMWGAGKGTQNMIYVTVSTGVGAGIICNGRLLLGHDGSAGEFGHISIDWNGPICSCGNRGCLENYASGTAIENVARARMVSKESSLSGSLSEGESLTAKQIGEAALQGDPFSIDILKQAGFYLGIGATSLIHLFNPEMIVFGGGVMNAAPVILEEIEKSLKERCIPGLASQVRVELNQLGIESGVMGAAGLLFSEERKG
- a CDS encoding Gfo/Idh/MocA family protein, translating into MKKVKVAVIGAGSISDMHMQSYQNNDRAELYAVVDFNEERAKEKAQKFEARTFYSSLEDVFANEEIDAVSICTWNNTHAEISIAALNAGKHVLVEKPLSTSVESALQIEEAVKRSGKVLQVGFVRRYDTNAQLLKQFIDAGELGDIYYAKASCLRRLGNPGGWFADKERSGGGPLIDLGVHVIDLCWYLMGCPKVKTVSGNTYNKLGNRANVKNLSFYKAADYDPEKNTVEDLANAIIRFENGASLMVDVSYTLHSKKEELSVKLYGDKGGAEVEPQLSIVTEKHDTILNVSPQMDKLSFDFKQGFQNEIDHFISSVLGEKETLSPVQDGVEMMKILCGIYESAQQGREIEY
- a CDS encoding glutathione ABC transporter substrate-binding protein; the encoded protein is MKKVSYFRAASVFLFSVALLFGCSSGNSPTSSGSSSGGNTAPSTSTAQEKPSTKKDELVVAVNENFITMDPQNTGDALSSGVQTSMYEGLMIYDKDLKLIPGLATEYSANQDATEYTFKLRQNVTFHDGTPFNAEAVKINFDRMSNKDNNLRAYRNYKYIKSTEVVDEYTVKVTLNQPFSAMINKFTTGIISPQALQKYGKDIAKNPVGTGPYKFVEWVQGDHLSVELNPDHWNKGAAKVAKITYKPVPENGSRVAMLKTGEADVIYPLPEQQVETLSGAEGVKVERTPSTITRYVSINMVKKPFDDPRVRQAINYAVDKNAFIKVVKAGYGAKLESVMSPTIAHYAKQGEYEYNVEKAKQLLKEAGYENGFTTEIWGNTNSDTMKGMQFIQQQLQKVGITVEVKSMEEATLSDEIYNIKSPEEAKMQMWYVSWSSADPDNAMRSLFSSENFPPAGANTAFYKNDLVDKSIKEATQSSDQAKQKELYGIVQENVFKEAPWIFLAVDEILYGKRSNVEGVYITPSGGIYVREAEIK
- a CDS encoding ABC transporter permease subunit, which encodes MFRYIVKRLIGIIPIIFIVSLLIFFFIHLVPGDPVRLAAGKEATLEEITRVRQELGLDKPLAVQYANYMKNLFTGNLGHSLKTGLPISDMFENRYEISLKLTFMSLGWALVLGLLIGTISAVFRNKWPDFLGMLAAISGISLPGFWLGLILIQVFSVQLGWFPTGGTDSWKSYVLPSITLGAGIMSMLARFTRSSLLETLKEDFIRTGRAKGLKESVVVRKHALKNSMIPVVTIAGLQFGFLLGGSVVVETVFSIPGMGRLLIDSIAFRDYPVVQAVILLFSLEFILVNLLVDILYKALNPKIRFDS
- a CDS encoding ABC transporter permease subunit, with the translated sequence MEAVKEVSQVSLVSEEKRSSRISEFWTKWKKQKTAFWAGFFIIILLLVAIFGPLIAPYDPYEPDYDAILQTPSKAHWAGTDEYGRDILSRIIVGAGISLSVSFTSVLVGAVIGTILGLCSGYYGGWLDRLIMRSSDVMFAFPDLLLAIAIVAILGPGLTNVVVAVAVFSIPSFARLIRGNTLAAKEAVFVEVARSMGARSSRIIFRHIFPETVSSMIVFFSLRIGTSILAASSLSFLGLGAKPESPDWGAMLSMGRDYLDTAPHVVMIPGLVIFLSVLAFNLIGDGLRDILDPKTKN